A section of the Anabaena cylindrica PCC 7122 genome encodes:
- a CDS encoding toxin-antitoxin system TumE family protein codes for MSESPLKSLAEYSQFVSQILNRSDVERSTLVLWSNSPYTGTAEGEVFFKGNIKLRMREELDFDAELITSYGYEVYRNNEKLYWYDDFPHPKDASLASTFPHHKHVPPEMKRNRIPAPNISFIHPNLPFLIQEIEALIQ; via the coding sequence ATGAGTGAATCCCCTTTGAAATCACTAGCTGAGTACAGTCAGTTTGTATCGCAGATTCTCAACCGTTCTGATGTAGAACGTTCAACCCTTGTGCTTTGGTCTAATAGTCCCTATACAGGAACAGCAGAAGGTGAAGTGTTTTTCAAAGGAAACATTAAACTTCGCATGAGAGAAGAACTCGATTTTGATGCAGAGCTAATTACTTCCTATGGCTACGAAGTCTATCGAAATAACGAGAAACTCTACTGGTACGATGATTTTCCTCATCCCAAGGATGCATCACTTGCTTCAACATTTCCCCATCATAAACACGTTCCCCCGGAGATGAAACGCAATCGGATTCCAGCGCCAAACATCAGTTTTATCCATCCAAATTTACCTTTTCTGATTCAGGAAATTGAGGCTTTGATACAGTAA
- a CDS encoding AlbA family DNA-binding domain-containing protein: MLEDIKTLLLQPEGSTLKYKYTLPPPSLLGRIIAAFANTEGGWLIIGVKESQSCLEIVGLADDVPAAAVVDSAILRLRPHPDVNHDWVLIDNKCLYAIEVKKSARLVITEDQSVFVRRGSEISKATPEEIFIIDKIKKSSCLHQIIEQILNEENNSTESKLVFLRQYKNLAIIAGQSANIICPDSPNISSKFPQGRSLIRLLFSSLADTFERYLADLLFLQELQKQALQLPISDHNLIFFRVGYYIINSPF, encoded by the coding sequence ATGCTGGAAGATATAAAAACCCTTCTTTTACAGCCAGAAGGTTCCACTCTGAAATATAAGTATACGCTGCCACCACCAAGTTTGTTAGGACGTATTATTGCAGCTTTTGCTAATACTGAAGGTGGCTGGTTGATTATAGGTGTCAAGGAAAGTCAATCATGTCTTGAAATTGTAGGTTTAGCAGACGATGTACCAGCAGCAGCAGTTGTTGACTCAGCTATTTTGAGACTTAGACCACATCCAGATGTAAACCATGACTGGGTTTTAATAGACAATAAGTGCTTATACGCTATTGAAGTTAAAAAATCAGCTAGATTAGTAATCACTGAAGATCAAAGCGTTTTTGTCAGACGTGGCTCAGAAATATCGAAAGCTACGCCTGAAGAAATATTTATCATAGATAAGATTAAAAAATCATCGTGTTTACATCAAATTATAGAACAAATACTTAATGAAGAAAATAATTCTACAGAATCTAAACTAGTCTTTCTAAGACAGTATAAGAATTTAGCTATCATCGCTGGTCAATCAGCTAATATTATATGCCCAGATAGCCCTAATATATCGAGTAAATTCCCGCAGGGAAGAAGTTTAATAAGATTGCTTTTTTCTTCTTTAGCAGATACTTTTGAAAGATATCTTGCCGATTTATTGTTTTTACAAGAATTGCAAAAACAGGCGCTACAATTACCAATTAGCGATCATAATCTTATATTTTTCAGGGTGGGTTACTATATTATTAACTCACCTTTCTAA
- the aroH gene encoding chorismate mutase, protein MEWQMRAIRGATTVADNSVEAIREAVTELLDELEQRNELQPTEMISVTFSVTRDLDAIFPAAIARSRPLWDSVAMLDVQQMHVEGSLPRCIRFLIHAYLPTSASIHHIYLRQAAKLRPDWGLSQTLQTSQPIIKTKA, encoded by the coding sequence GTGGAATGGCAAATGCGAGCGATTCGTGGCGCAACAACCGTTGCAGATAATAGCGTAGAAGCAATCCGAGAAGCGGTGACAGAACTGCTTGATGAACTGGAACAACGGAATGAACTCCAACCAACAGAAATGATTAGCGTTACTTTTTCTGTCACACGAGATTTAGATGCTATTTTTCCAGCCGCGATCGCTCGCAGTCGTCCTTTATGGGATAGTGTAGCTATGTTGGATGTCCAGCAAATGCACGTTGAAGGCAGTTTACCGCGTTGCATTCGGTTTTTAATTCACGCCTATTTACCAACTTCCGCCTCAATTCACCACATTTATTTACGTCAAGCGGCTAAATTGCGCCCAGACTGGGGTTTATCGCAAACGTTACAAACCTCACAGCCAATAATTAAAACAAAAGCTTAA